The proteins below come from a single Streptomyces sp. SCSIO 75703 genomic window:
- a CDS encoding serine hydrolase domain-containing protein produces MPAPARPDGGGGRADLSAPRLRSDTPERAGLDPEPLDRLVRGVRALTEGERPWAAGAVVAAGRGPVLAVEEAAGWAVRYGAWDPRTGTGAELPPAGRVPATVATPFDLASLTKLFTAVAAVQQIERGTLGIDAEVGAYLPDFRGAAEHGVTVRHLLTHTSGLRPELPLYDCADDRERTARLRAEPPVGVPGTYCYSDLNMLLLQHVLERVSGRPLDTLVHDGITRPLGMTATRFGPCPGAAATEDQRRPWAKADRGMLRGVVHDENAWALGGVAGHAGLFSTARDLAVFCRALLAGGAYGPARVLGPDFVELLLAPPGLGFALDQPWFMGELAGRGAAGHTGFTGTMLVLDRATDTFAVLLANTVHPRRRPADNAPRAALCTLLARAVRGA; encoded by the coding sequence GTGCCGGCCCCGGCGCGGCCGGACGGCGGGGGAGGGCGAGCGGATCTGAGCGCCCCGCGACTGCGCAGCGACACCCCGGAACGCGCCGGGCTCGACCCGGAGCCGCTGGACCGGCTGGTGCGGGGCGTGCGCGCGCTGACCGAGGGCGAACGGCCCTGGGCGGCCGGGGCCGTCGTGGCCGCCGGCCGCGGACCCGTACTCGCCGTCGAGGAGGCGGCGGGATGGGCCGTACGGTACGGGGCCTGGGACCCGCGCACCGGCACCGGAGCGGAACTGCCGCCCGCCGGGCGGGTCCCGGCGACCGTCGCCACCCCCTTCGACCTGGCCTCCCTGACCAAGCTCTTCACGGCCGTGGCCGCCGTACAGCAGATCGAACGCGGCACGCTCGGCATCGACGCCGAGGTCGGCGCGTACCTCCCGGACTTCCGGGGCGCCGCCGAGCACGGCGTGACCGTACGGCACCTGCTCACCCACACCTCCGGGCTGCGGCCCGAACTCCCGCTGTACGACTGCGCCGACGACCGGGAGCGGACGGCGCGGCTGCGCGCGGAGCCGCCGGTCGGGGTGCCCGGCACGTACTGCTACTCGGACCTGAACATGCTGCTGCTCCAGCACGTCCTGGAACGGGTCTCCGGCCGGCCCCTCGACACCCTCGTCCACGACGGGATCACCCGGCCGCTGGGCATGACGGCGACCCGGTTCGGGCCCTGCCCGGGCGCGGCGGCGACGGAGGACCAGCGCCGGCCGTGGGCCAAGGCGGACCGGGGCATGCTGCGCGGCGTCGTCCACGACGAGAACGCCTGGGCGCTGGGCGGGGTGGCCGGCCACGCCGGTCTCTTCTCGACCGCCCGGGACCTGGCGGTCTTCTGCCGCGCGCTGCTCGCGGGCGGCGCCTACGGCCCGGCGCGCGTCCTCGGCCCGGACTTCGTGGAACTGCTGCTGGCCCCACCGGGCCTGGGCTTCGCCCTCGACCAGCCCTGGTTCATGGGGGAGCTGGCGGGGCGCGGGGCGGCCGGGCACACCGGCTTCACCGGCACCATGCTCGTCCTGGACCGGGCGACGGACACCTTCGCGGTCCTCCTCGCCAACACGGTGCACCCCCGGCGCCGCCCCGCGGACAACGCCCCCCGCGCGGCCCTGTGCACCCTGCTGGCGCGGGCGGTCCGGGGGGCGTGA